From one Triticum urartu cultivar G1812 chromosome 3, Tu2.1, whole genome shotgun sequence genomic stretch:
- the LOC125542998 gene encoding DDT domain-containing protein DDR4-like isoform X1 has translation MASPAKRPKHSSPGKRPEMPPPAEEGPAEDPRLLLRRRWEFASVLHFLQVFEPVIEANLGLSADEIETALIANNDDLARIHIALLKGIPPVNKKLKLNVDDGWVIATAKKLSDWWSWVAEGENPFEKNRGKEVETFKEQDPVSRLFILKALCEVRLEQDDAVCYITDEMKKGVSIGNFRKDKLGSASDGAIYWYVGDSTIGHRLYKEDVLVGFKNNWKGKDGRLTKPVTNIQWETVATNLDEFLEISEKLCSKGRSEATIGEHLKENIVPAVEKFQKKKERDLKRRQQKNERLERLAFANVFQTRSLRERKAVSYDYSDYDRRINEAIKATAKGKEADSGKEAAKKEKQVPRQADNRTDIGADIEHNEDREQEDAKEDLDDLSSGDDEVSDYDDKDDGSSSSDGDTDASDSHESNSDEEVIVPRKRTRLAARALASKQFRPGVRRSRRNMKGSDEEMVHPGEVTPEAMTKKTTRQRPTPISKQFSMSGSEDGSEEDHHSESAADSEEEPEDGSKDDHHSESSADSEEEPEDGSEEDHHSESAAESEEEPEDGSKDDHHSESAADSEEEPEDGSKDDDHHSESAADSEEESDSESS, from the exons ATGGCCTCGCCGGCGAAGCGCCCGAAGCACTCGTCGCCGGGGAAGCGCCCGGAGATGCCGCCCCCTGCGGAGGAAGGCCCCGCGGAAGATCCCCGcctgctcctccgccgccgctggGAGTTCGCCTCCGTTCTCCACTTCCTCCAG GTCTTCGAGCCGGTGATCGAGGCGAACCTGGGGCTCTCGGCCGACGAGATCGAGACGGCGCTCATCGCCAACAACGACGACCTCGCTCGCATCCACATTGCCCTTTTGAAG GGAATACCACCAGTTAACAAAAAACTCAAACTCAATGTTGATGATGGATGGGTGATAGCAACTGCCAAGAAACTATCCGACTGGTGGTCATGG GTCGCTGAAGGGGAAAACCCATTCGAAAAAAATCGTGG TAAGGAAGTTGAGACGTTTAAGGAGCAGGATCCAGTGAGCCGTTTATTTATACTCAAAGCGCTTTGTGAAGTTCGCTTAGAG CAAGATGATGCAGTATGCTACATAACTGATGAAATGAAGAAAGGAGTTAGTATTGGCAACTTTAGGAAAGATAAGTTAGGGAGTGCTAGTGATGGGGCTATATACTG GTATGTTGGGGACTCAACTATTGGACATAGATTATACAAAGAAGATGTATTGGTTGGTTTTAAGAATAACTGGAAGGGGAAGGATGGCCGTTTGACAAAACCAGTTACCAATATTCAGTGGGAAACAGTTGCAACTAACCTTGATGAGTTTCTTGAGATATCA GAGAAGTTATGCAGCAAGGGTCGATCTGAAGCTACCATTGGGGAGCATCTTAAGGAAAATATTGTTCCAGCTGTGGAGAAGTTCCAGAAG AAGAAAGAGAGGGACTTGAAACGTCGGCAGCAGAAGAATGAGCGTTTGGAACGTTTAGCTTTTGCTAATGTTTTCCAAACCCGTTCATTGCGCGAACGTAAAGCTGTCAGCTACGATTACT CTGATTATGATCGTCGCATAAACGAGGCAATAAAAGCTACAGC GAAAGGAAAGGAAGCTGATTCAGGCAAGGAGGCGGCAAAAAAGGAAAAGCAAGTTCCTCGTCAGGCAGACAACAGAACTGATATAGGTGCTGACATCGAGCATAATGAAGACAGAGAACAGGAGGATGCCAAGGAGGACCTAGACGATCTTAGTTCTGGCGACGATGAAGTCTCAGACTATGATGACAAGGATGACGGCTCCTCCAGCAGCGATGGAGACACTGATGCTTCTGACTCCCACGAGAGCAACTCGGATGAGGAGGTTATTGTACCACGCAAGAGGACCCGCCTTGCTGCCCGGGCTCTTGCTAGCAAGCAGTTTCGACCAGGGGTTCGTCGGAGTCGAAGAAACATGAAAGGTTCTGATGAAGAGATGGTGCACCCAGGCGAGGTGACTCCTGAAGCTATGACAAAGAAAACAACGAGGCAAAGACCGACGCCCATCTCCAAGCAGTTCTCTATGTCAGGCTCTGAAGATGGCTCTGAAGAAGATCATCATTCAGAGTCAGCTGCAGATTCCGAGGAGGAACCTGAAGATGGCTCCAAAGATGATCATCATTCAGAGTCATCTGCAGATTCTGAGGAGGAACCTGAAGATGGCTCCGAAGAAGATCATCATTCAGAGTCAGCTGCAGAATCTGAGGAGGAACCTGAAGATGGCTCCAAAGATGATCATCATTCAGAGTCAGCTGCAGATTCTGAGGAGGAACCTGAAGATGGCTCCAaagatgatgatcatcattcagaGTCAGCTGCAGATTCCGAGGAGGAATCTGACTCTGAGTCGTCTTAG
- the LOC125542998 gene encoding DDT domain-containing protein DDR4-like isoform X2, with the protein MASPAKRPKHSSPGKRPEMPPPAEEGPAEDPRLLLRRRWEFASVLHFLQVFEPVIEANLGLSADEIETALIANNDDLARIHIALLKGIPPVNKKLKLNVDDGWVIATAKKLSDWWSWVAEGENPFEKNRGKEVETFKEQDPVSRLFILKALCEVRLEQDDAVCYITDEMKKGVSIGNFRKDKLGSASDGAIYWYVGDSTIGHRLYKEDVLVGFKNNWKGKDGRLTKPVTNIQWETVATNLDEFLEISEKLCSKGRSEATIGEHLKENIVPAVEKFQKKKERDLKRRQQKNERLERLAFANVFQTRSLRERKAVSYDYSDYDRRINEAIKATAKGKEADSGKEAAKKEKQVPRQADNRTDIGADIEHNEDREQEDAKEDLDDLSSGDDEVSDYDDKDDGSSSSDGDTDASDSHESNSDEEVIVPRKRTRLAARALASKQFRPGVRRSRRNMKGSDEEMVHPGEVTPEAMTKKTTRQRPTPISKQFSMSGSEDGSEEDHHSESAADSEEEPEDGSKDDHHSESAADSEEEPEDGSKDDDHHSESAADSEEESDSESS; encoded by the exons ATGGCCTCGCCGGCGAAGCGCCCGAAGCACTCGTCGCCGGGGAAGCGCCCGGAGATGCCGCCCCCTGCGGAGGAAGGCCCCGCGGAAGATCCCCGcctgctcctccgccgccgctggGAGTTCGCCTCCGTTCTCCACTTCCTCCAG GTCTTCGAGCCGGTGATCGAGGCGAACCTGGGGCTCTCGGCCGACGAGATCGAGACGGCGCTCATCGCCAACAACGACGACCTCGCTCGCATCCACATTGCCCTTTTGAAG GGAATACCACCAGTTAACAAAAAACTCAAACTCAATGTTGATGATGGATGGGTGATAGCAACTGCCAAGAAACTATCCGACTGGTGGTCATGG GTCGCTGAAGGGGAAAACCCATTCGAAAAAAATCGTGG TAAGGAAGTTGAGACGTTTAAGGAGCAGGATCCAGTGAGCCGTTTATTTATACTCAAAGCGCTTTGTGAAGTTCGCTTAGAG CAAGATGATGCAGTATGCTACATAACTGATGAAATGAAGAAAGGAGTTAGTATTGGCAACTTTAGGAAAGATAAGTTAGGGAGTGCTAGTGATGGGGCTATATACTG GTATGTTGGGGACTCAACTATTGGACATAGATTATACAAAGAAGATGTATTGGTTGGTTTTAAGAATAACTGGAAGGGGAAGGATGGCCGTTTGACAAAACCAGTTACCAATATTCAGTGGGAAACAGTTGCAACTAACCTTGATGAGTTTCTTGAGATATCA GAGAAGTTATGCAGCAAGGGTCGATCTGAAGCTACCATTGGGGAGCATCTTAAGGAAAATATTGTTCCAGCTGTGGAGAAGTTCCAGAAG AAGAAAGAGAGGGACTTGAAACGTCGGCAGCAGAAGAATGAGCGTTTGGAACGTTTAGCTTTTGCTAATGTTTTCCAAACCCGTTCATTGCGCGAACGTAAAGCTGTCAGCTACGATTACT CTGATTATGATCGTCGCATAAACGAGGCAATAAAAGCTACAGC GAAAGGAAAGGAAGCTGATTCAGGCAAGGAGGCGGCAAAAAAGGAAAAGCAAGTTCCTCGTCAGGCAGACAACAGAACTGATATAGGTGCTGACATCGAGCATAATGAAGACAGAGAACAGGAGGATGCCAAGGAGGACCTAGACGATCTTAGTTCTGGCGACGATGAAGTCTCAGACTATGATGACAAGGATGACGGCTCCTCCAGCAGCGATGGAGACACTGATGCTTCTGACTCCCACGAGAGCAACTCGGATGAGGAGGTTATTGTACCACGCAAGAGGACCCGCCTTGCTGCCCGGGCTCTTGCTAGCAAGCAGTTTCGACCAGGGGTTCGTCGGAGTCGAAGAAACATGAAAGGTTCTGATGAAGAGATGGTGCACCCAGGCGAGGTGACTCCTGAAGCTATGACAAAGAAAACAACGAGGCAAAGACCGACGCCCATCTCCAAGCAGTTCTCTATGTCAGGCTCTGAAGATGGCTCTGAAGAAGATCATCATTCAGAGTCAGCTGCAGATTCCGAGGAGGAACCTGAAG ATGGCTCCAAAGATGATCATCATTCAGAGTCAGCTGCAGATTCTGAGGAGGAACCTGAAGATGGCTCCAaagatgatgatcatcattcagaGTCAGCTGCAGATTCCGAGGAGGAATCTGACTCTGAGTCGTCTTAG